CCGGAATATCTTTATTAGCCTTCAAATCGAAAAGGATTGTCGAAGTGTCTCCGATTTTGGGTAGTGGAGCGACCATGATTTCATACTCGAAAGACTCTTGTCCTCGTTGTTCCGGAAATAACTTGAAAAATACTGAATCTTTCGAGAAAAATGAGACGCGGGCATTTTCACAAGTCCTTTCAATATCATACCTTTTGGGTCCCAAATAGTGAATTGTGCCATCTTCATCAATGCACCACTGTAACGAAATACCTTTGAGATAGTTGCTGGGCAATAAATATCCCTCATGACCCTGATAATAAAATGTTATATCCCAATTGCCCGAGACCAGCGGCATAAATTCAAATGACCCGGTATATATCTGTCCCCGGTAATGTGGCCCCGGCCATACAAACAACGTATCACCTAAGACCTGTACGACATTATCATAATAATAGAGCCTGAGAGCCCAATCCTCTTTGGCAAATGCGCTTTCAGGCAATTCCTTAATTACTTCTAATGTGTAGCCAACCTTTACACGTTTATTTGGTTCGGGAATGTCGCGAATGGTAAATGTTCCCGTAAATACCGACGAGCGAGTGTCGGACCACACCGGGGCTCTGGTTACATCTACGGTAAATTGCCGACTAATCTGCGAATTTGCAGTGGCAGCAAAAAAAAGTAGAAGTAAGATCGGGATATTATATTTCATATATATTTTGTGCGTTATAGATCCTCCGGGCCACACAGTTTTATTGCTACAATGTGGCTCCGTGGGTTTTCGCCATGGAATCACTCAATGATGTATTGACCCACTTATGAAAGATAGATTATTTAGAAAAATTGGCAAGGGAAAAAGTGTTTCGGCGGCAGGTCACACGCTCACATCGGCTCGCGCCCTTCATTTCGTTCAGGGTCTACGACAAGACCTGCCGCAACTTTGAAAGCTTAAATTTGCATCCAATAAACTGTTATCGGCGGGTTTGTAACCCGCCGGGCGATTGTCTAAAAACCGTCCCCTACACAAAATCACCACCACTTTGTTGTTAATTCCGGCCGAGGGGTATTATAGAGGAGTATGAATATTATTATGGCTATAGGTGCGTCAAAAACACGGTTTTTCCATGCCTCATTTAGGACAGATATTTTCTCCACGGGGGAATAAGTTTTGAATTATTTTAAAAACGCAAAAACAAACCCAATTCCGTGTAATCGAATGAAAATAAATATAGTACAAGGAAATATTTATGAAATATGGCATCGCCAAAACATCAATTTGATGGTAATTTGTTACGCAATGGTATATGTAATTAATAAATGGCCGCACACTACCCCAAAATGCCGGCGGTCTTTTATTTTGTGGACAATGCTTCCACTATGCCATTATCTTAATTGCGGGAAACAGGCAAGGTTTGGAATGTTTAACCGGAGAATTGATATATGAAATGGGTAACACGTTCTCATGTCCATGTCGACCGGGTGGCGTGCCCGTGGCTGATAATTCGATTCGTTGATTCCGACGCGGAGTTCCTCTTCGTGGCGAAATCGCAAATTGAAGACATGGTCAAAAAGGAAGGAGCCATTCCGTTCGATGCTCCCGGTGTGGAACTGGGTCATCATGACGGCAAATGTTCCTTCGAAGCCATCATTGAAAAGTATGGTTTGACCGACAAGGCGCTATTAAGAATGGCAAAAATCATCCATGCCGCGGATACCGACCAGCTTGCCAGCGATCCGCTTGCCGCCGGCTATGAAGCGATAGCGGTCGGCTACAGTCTTCGCTTTCCGGATGATCTGGAAAATCTTGACCATCAATTCGAGGTGCTCGATGCCCTCTATGCCTGGTGCCGTCTTGATGCGGCCAAAAACGGATGACCCGCGGGTTAAACCAGTCTAAAATGGGCGGGCGCACACACGGATGCGCCCCTACTCAATTTATAAGCTGAAATCTATGTCTCTACTCGGCTTTATTTCCACCATAAATAAAACGCCGGCAAATGACGCTGCGTCCTTTCTGCGACACTCGCCGGCCATACGCTGAGGACGACGCCCCCCCTCAGGATAAACCGACGGCTGGGCCGGATCATCGAAGAACATCATCCTCACCTATAAGAGTAAATTGAAGCCTAAAAAATACAAGTGGATGATAAATAATTCGAAAAAGATTAACTATAGATTAAATATTCGTTAGAACGAAATTGATTAATCAACGGATAGTCTTTTAAGATCGACCGGATGTCGCCGATTGTCGAATATTTCGCATATATCGGGCGATACATGTCCGGTTTCGTGCAACCGGGCAAAATGTTCCCGGCAAACTGCATCCATGAAGGTTTCAAAATTATCACGGAACCGTGCGACAGAAAACCTGATGGCATTGTCGCGGATTACATAAGGATTGAACGGCCGAAAATGCTCGAACTGCCTGACCGCATCGACAATCGAAGCGCTGTCCTGCCGGTGGAAAAATATTCCGGTGACACCATCGATAACCGTTTCCCTAGCGCCGCCCGCTTTATAGGCAATTACCGGTGTCCCGCAAGCCTGCGCCTCGATTGGGAGAATGCCAAAATCCTCCTCGGCGGCAAAGACGAAGGCTTTGGCCCTCTGCAGGTAATCTTTCAAGACTGCCGTAGGCTGGAAGCCGAGAAATTCGACATTATCGGAAGCCTTGC
This is a stretch of genomic DNA from candidate division Zixibacteria bacterium HGW-Zixibacteria-1. It encodes these proteins:
- a CDS encoding chromate resistance protein, translated to MKWVTRSHVHVDRVACPWLIIRFVDSDAEFLFVAKSQIEDMVKKEGAIPFDAPGVELGHHDGKCSFEAIIEKYGLTDKALLRMAKIIHAADTDQLASDPLAAGYEAIAVGYSLRFPDDLENLDHQFEVLDALYAWCRLDAAKNG